The Collimonas fungivorans Ter331 genome has a segment encoding these proteins:
- the scpB gene encoding SMC-Scp complex subunit ScpB, producing MNIIEAKKVLETALLCAHEPLSLNDLKKLYMAGGEEDGEINADTIRSMLEELREDWVDKGIEVVALSTGWRFQSRPEMKIYLERLNPEKPPKYSRATMETLAIIAYRQPVTRGDIEEIRGVTVNSQTVKMLEERGWIEAIGHRDVPGRPALFATTKQFLDDLGLTSLDQLPPLQQVARNDMQEGNLLELQALEASIEASAVLDAAAALEAEDAAADELQSEQMTEQMSQDEQDHIATDELPTAEPATEDSVVDAVMTENAAPEDEEVAHSQIESLASNETHTNDHASESDDEATPGRHNQHLNNEPT from the coding sequence ATGAATATTATTGAGGCCAAGAAAGTCCTCGAAACTGCATTGCTCTGCGCTCACGAGCCGCTGTCGCTTAACGACTTGAAAAAGTTGTACATGGCCGGCGGCGAAGAAGACGGCGAAATCAATGCAGATACGATCAGATCGATGCTGGAAGAATTGCGTGAAGACTGGGTCGACAAAGGCATCGAGGTAGTTGCCCTGTCGACCGGATGGCGCTTCCAGAGCCGGCCCGAGATGAAGATCTACCTGGAGCGGCTGAATCCGGAAAAACCGCCGAAATATTCGCGGGCGACCATGGAAACCCTGGCGATCATCGCTTACCGCCAGCCGGTCACTCGCGGCGATATCGAGGAAATCCGGGGCGTGACAGTCAATTCGCAGACCGTAAAAATGCTTGAAGAGCGCGGCTGGATCGAGGCCATCGGCCATCGCGACGTGCCTGGACGCCCGGCATTGTTTGCCACCACCAAGCAGTTCCTGGACGATCTCGGCCTGACCTCGCTGGACCAGCTGCCGCCGCTGCAGCAAGTTGCCAGGAATGACATGCAGGAAGGCAACCTGCTTGAATTGCAGGCGCTGGAAGCGAGTATCGAAGCCAGCGCGGTGCTCGACGCTGCCGCGGCGCTGGAAGCGGAAGATGCCGCCGCCGACGAGCTTCAATCCGAGCAGATGACCGAACAAATGAGCCAGGATGAGCAAGACCATATTGCAACCGATGAGTTGCCGACAGCAGAACCAGCTACAGAAGATAGTGTCGTAGATGCAGTCATGACGGAAAATGCAGCGCCAGAGGATGAGGAAGTTGCTCATTCGCAAATAGAATCGCTTGCATCGAATGAAACCCACACCAACGACCACGCGTCCGAATCGGATGATGAAGCCACGCCAGGTCGGCATAACCAACACCTGAATAATGAACCCACCTAG
- the uraH gene encoding hydroxyisourate hydrolase, producing MGNAFGKLSTHVLDITQGKPGAGVKIALYAVTPAGRNLLNSAVTNQDGRVDAPLLQGEEMQAGQYELVFSAGDYFAAQGIDLPSPRFVDRVTLAFGIAHADQNYHVPLVVSPWSYSTYRGS from the coding sequence ATGGGAAACGCTTTTGGAAAGTTAAGTACACATGTTTTGGATATCACCCAGGGCAAGCCGGGCGCCGGTGTCAAAATTGCACTATATGCAGTCACTCCTGCCGGCCGCAACCTGCTCAATAGCGCCGTCACCAACCAGGACGGCCGGGTCGACGCGCCTTTGCTGCAGGGCGAGGAAATGCAGGCCGGCCAATATGAACTGGTGTTCTCGGCCGGCGACTATTTCGCCGCGCAAGGCATCGACCTGCCAAGCCCGCGTTTTGTCGACCGCGTCACGCTCGCTTTCGGGATTGCCCATGCCGATCAGAATTATCATGTCCCCCTGGTAGTGTCGCCCTGGTCTTACTCAACTTATCGTGGAAGTTAA
- the puuE gene encoding allantoinase PuuE — translation MTINTDPNYPRDMTGYGRTPPHPQWPNRARIALQFVLNYEEGSENCVLDGDAGSETFLSEIIGAQSFPARHMSMESIYEYGSRAGVWRLLRMFEERRLPLTVFGVARALQRNPEATAAFQELGHEIACHGLRWISYQNIDEATERAHIAEAVAVIRQLTGSAPLGWYTGRDSPNTRRLVLEHGGFSYDADHYGDDLPFWEQVQVSNGTGETLVKPQLIVPYTLDTNDMRFAAMQGFNSGAQFFDYLKDAFDVLYREGDPHGLNQPKMLSIGLHCRLVGRPGRAAALARFLDYVQSHGQVWITRRIDIADHWRAIHPFSA, via the coding sequence ATGACTATCAATACCGACCCCAATTATCCGCGCGACATGACCGGCTACGGCCGCACGCCGCCGCACCCGCAATGGCCGAACCGGGCCCGGATCGCCCTGCAGTTCGTCCTCAACTATGAAGAAGGCAGCGAAAACTGCGTGCTCGACGGCGACGCCGGCTCGGAAACCTTCCTCTCCGAGATCATCGGCGCCCAGAGTTTCCCGGCGCGCCACATGAGCATGGAATCCATATACGAATACGGTTCGCGCGCCGGCGTCTGGCGTTTGCTGCGCATGTTTGAAGAGCGCCGCCTGCCATTGACCGTGTTCGGTGTTGCGCGGGCGCTACAGCGCAACCCGGAAGCGACCGCCGCCTTCCAGGAACTGGGCCACGAAATCGCCTGCCACGGCCTGCGCTGGATCAGTTACCAGAATATCGACGAAGCGACCGAACGCGCCCATATTGCCGAAGCCGTCGCCGTCATCAGGCAATTGACCGGCAGCGCCCCGCTCGGCTGGTACACCGGCCGCGATTCACCCAATACGCGCCGACTGGTGCTGGAACACGGCGGCTTCAGCTACGACGCCGACCACTACGGCGACGACCTGCCGTTCTGGGAACAGGTCCAGGTCAGTAATGGCACCGGCGAGACCCTGGTCAAGCCGCAGCTGATCGTGCCATACACGCTGGACACCAACGACATGCGCTTCGCCGCCATGCAAGGTTTCAATTCCGGCGCCCAGTTCTTCGATTACCTGAAAGACGCTTTCGACGTGCTGTACCGCGAAGGCGATCCGCACGGCCTGAACCAGCCGAAGATGCTGTCGATCGGCCTGCATTGCCGGCTGGTCGGCCGGCCCGGCCGCGCCGCCGCGCTGGCGCGTTTCCTCGATTATGTGCAGAGCCACGGCCAGGTATGGATCACTCGCCGCATCGACATCGCCGACCATTGGCGGGCGATCCATCCGTTTTCGGCATAA
- a CDS encoding porin — MYPAKNRLRTLQVAAALGAAVALPAMAQTSVQVTGLVDTYVGSMKYSGDSGRTNVVNSGGLTTSWIGFKGTEDLGGGLKAKFNLTSFFRADTGQAGRFDGNETLFSRDANVGLIGGFGAISLGRDLAPNFLPSILFNPFGDSFQLSPLILHMDVPWFNASGWTNSVAGDTGWSNEVIYTTPDFGGLKANFHYQFGEQAGNTGKNNIGANVLYFHGPLALTAYYQRVKVNNPLELSPGNVQPTTNIPLPSGMVAARQSAWFLGATYDFTVAKLFATYDQTSHDIDLKDKTLQLGTSIPLGQGAVLASWANTKRSGAAVGESLKRNTASLGYDYNMSKRTDLYAIYMYDKITEQTVGNSVALGIRHRF; from the coding sequence ATGTACCCAGCTAAAAACAGATTACGAACACTGCAAGTTGCTGCCGCTCTCGGCGCGGCGGTCGCGCTGCCGGCGATGGCGCAAACTTCGGTGCAGGTCACCGGCCTGGTCGACACCTACGTCGGCTCGATGAAATACAGCGGCGACTCAGGACGCACCAACGTCGTCAACAGCGGCGGCCTGACCACTTCCTGGATCGGCTTCAAGGGCACCGAGGATCTCGGCGGCGGACTCAAGGCGAAGTTCAACCTGACCTCGTTCTTCCGCGCCGACACCGGCCAAGCCGGCCGCTTCGACGGCAATGAAACGCTGTTCTCGCGCGACGCCAATGTCGGCCTGATCGGCGGCTTCGGCGCCATCTCGCTGGGCCGCGACCTGGCGCCGAATTTCCTGCCGTCGATCCTGTTCAACCCGTTCGGCGATTCGTTCCAGCTGTCGCCGCTGATCCTGCACATGGACGTGCCTTGGTTCAATGCCTCCGGCTGGACCAACTCGGTCGCCGGCGATACCGGCTGGAGCAACGAAGTCATCTACACGACGCCAGATTTCGGCGGCCTGAAAGCCAACTTCCACTATCAGTTCGGGGAACAGGCAGGCAATACCGGCAAGAACAATATCGGCGCCAATGTCTTGTATTTCCACGGCCCGCTGGCGCTGACCGCCTACTACCAGCGCGTCAAGGTCAACAATCCGCTGGAACTGTCGCCGGGCAATGTGCAGCCGACCACCAACATCCCATTGCCAAGCGGCATGGTCGCCGCCCGCCAGTCGGCATGGTTCCTCGGCGCCACTTACGACTTCACCGTGGCCAAGCTGTTTGCGACCTACGACCAGACCTCGCATGACATCGACCTGAAAGACAAGACCCTGCAGCTCGGCACCAGCATCCCGCTGGGCCAGGGCGCGGTGCTGGCCTCCTGGGCCAACACCAAGCGTTCCGGCGCCGCGGTGGGCGAATCGCTCAAGCGCAATACGGCATCGCTGGGCTACGACTACAACATGTCGAAGCGCACCGACCTGTATGCGATCTACATGTACGACAAGATCACAGAGCAAACCGTCGGCAACAGCGTTGCCCTGGGCATCCGCCATCGCTTCTGA
- a CDS encoding class II aldolase/adducin family protein, whose amino-acid sequence MPADSAISSAEWQVRKDLAACYRLCALKRWDDLIYTHISASVPDEPGHFLLNPFGYRFDEVCASNLVKIDARGQVVGASPYQVNVSGFAIHGAVHAARPDAVCVMHLHNVNAVAVSTLADGLLPISQHALRFYEQIAYHDYEGLALTPTEQDRMVERLGQLPAMLLRNHGSLVCGRTVAEAYVLMDTLDKACEIQLKANAGGRRLNMPAQDICRKTRDQLLGDGSPEGLLEWPALLRQLDAMAPGYQH is encoded by the coding sequence ATGCCGGCAGATTCCGCCATCAGCAGCGCCGAGTGGCAGGTACGCAAGGACCTGGCTGCCTGCTATCGCCTGTGCGCCCTGAAGCGCTGGGACGACCTGATCTACACCCACATCTCGGCCTCGGTGCCGGACGAACCGGGGCATTTCCTGCTCAATCCGTTCGGCTATCGCTTCGATGAAGTATGCGCATCGAACCTGGTCAAGATCGATGCCCGGGGACAGGTCGTCGGCGCTTCGCCGTACCAGGTCAACGTCAGCGGCTTCGCGATTCACGGCGCAGTCCATGCGGCCAGGCCGGACGCCGTGTGCGTCATGCATCTGCACAATGTCAACGCGGTCGCGGTCAGCACCCTGGCCGACGGCTTGCTGCCGATTTCCCAGCACGCGCTGCGCTTTTATGAACAGATCGCCTATCACGACTACGAGGGCCTGGCGCTGACGCCGACAGAACAGGATCGCATGGTCGAGCGGCTGGGCCAGCTGCCGGCCATGCTGCTGCGCAATCACGGCAGCCTGGTATGCGGCCGCACCGTGGCCGAAGCCTACGTCCTCATGGATACGCTGGACAAAGCTTGCGAAATCCAGCTCAAGGCCAATGCCGGCGGCCGCCGCTTGAACATGCCGGCGCAGGACATTTGCCGCAAGACGCGCGACCAGCTGCTCGGCGACGGCAGCCCTGAAGGCCTGCTGGAATGGCCTGCCCTGCTGCGCCAGCTGGATGCCATGGCGCCCGGCTACCAGCACTGA
- a CDS encoding 4-oxalocrotonate tautomerase translates to MPTFNVQLFEGRSTEQKRAFVKAITEVTCQTLDCGPESVDIIIQEVKRENWATAGKLWSD, encoded by the coding sequence ATGCCGACTTTTAACGTACAACTTTTCGAAGGCCGCAGCACCGAGCAAAAACGCGCTTTTGTCAAAGCCATCACCGAAGTCACCTGCCAGACGCTGGACTGCGGGCCGGAATCGGTGGACATCATCATCCAGGAGGTCAAACGCGAAAACTGGGCCACCGCCGGCAAGCTGTGGTCCGACTGA
- a CDS encoding HAL/PAL/TAL family ammonia-lyase, whose product MSQTITIDGFNLTAQQVVDVARAPHLPVALADTSRAALKESRDYIEATWMHDEAPMMYSFNTGVGLLKDTRIKVEHIELFQTQLIKAHCAGIGEPFSEEVSRATMLLRANAFASNYSAPRVEVVDRLLAFLNAGIHPIMPQKGSVGASGDLAPLSYLAAAIAGFDEAEVMYQGQRMRAPEAITKSGVGPVKFDLKAKDASALINGCTASLAVAVLVAHDARNLLSDACLSLGLTLEAMRAEMAAFDHRIQQARPHAGQIKTAAIIRKLLSGSTRTTHEARAVQFPEELRRTDIPYTARIQDVYSLRCSPQVYGPVFDALDYIDNIVDKEINSATDNPLIFDKEGGGFEIISGGNFHGQYLAQAMDLLAMAITDLGSICERRVARLIDPTLSWGLPRNLMSGVRGVNTGYPVVQCSLSSLVMENRTLCMPGSVDSIPAKGNSEDHVSNSTWCARKAATVVANTQYIIGVEMLLAAQALTMTEDLLPGFVLGQGTQAAYQEIRRQIPACLEGDRWFHNDIAVAQSFVVSGSVRHAVVEKIGEFA is encoded by the coding sequence ATGTCCCAAACCATCACCATCGACGGCTTCAACCTGACTGCGCAGCAAGTGGTCGACGTCGCCCGCGCACCGCACCTGCCGGTGGCCCTGGCCGACACCTCGCGCGCCGCCCTGAAAGAAAGCCGCGACTACATCGAAGCGACCTGGATGCACGACGAAGCGCCGATGATGTACAGCTTCAACACCGGCGTCGGCCTGCTGAAAGACACCCGGATCAAGGTCGAACACATCGAACTGTTCCAGACCCAGTTGATCAAGGCCCACTGCGCCGGCATCGGCGAACCGTTCTCGGAAGAAGTTAGCCGCGCCACCATGCTGTTGCGCGCCAACGCCTTCGCCAGCAACTATTCGGCGCCGCGGGTGGAAGTGGTGGATCGCCTGCTCGCTTTCCTCAATGCCGGCATCCATCCGATCATGCCGCAGAAGGGTTCGGTCGGCGCTTCCGGCGATCTGGCGCCGTTGTCCTACCTGGCGGCAGCGATTGCCGGTTTCGATGAAGCCGAAGTGATGTACCAGGGCCAGCGCATGCGTGCGCCTGAGGCGATCACCAAGTCTGGCGTCGGTCCGGTCAAGTTTGACTTGAAGGCGAAGGACGCCTCGGCCCTGATCAATGGCTGCACCGCCTCGCTGGCGGTGGCGGTATTGGTGGCCCACGATGCGCGCAACCTGCTGAGCGATGCCTGTTTATCGCTGGGCCTGACGCTGGAAGCGATGCGCGCCGAAATGGCGGCGTTCGACCACCGTATCCAGCAAGCGCGTCCGCACGCCGGCCAGATCAAGACCGCCGCCATCATCCGCAAGCTGCTGTCGGGATCGACCCGCACCACGCATGAAGCGCGCGCCGTGCAGTTTCCGGAAGAACTGCGCCGCACCGATATTCCCTACACCGCCCGTATCCAGGATGTGTATTCGCTGCGCTGCTCGCCGCAAGTCTACGGCCCGGTGTTCGATGCCCTTGACTATATCGACAACATTGTCGACAAGGAAATCAACTCCGCCACCGACAACCCGCTGATCTTCGATAAGGAAGGCGGCGGCTTCGAGATCATCTCCGGCGGCAATTTCCACGGCCAGTACCTGGCGCAGGCGATGGACTTGCTGGCCATGGCGATCACCGACCTCGGCAGCATCTGCGAACGTCGTGTGGCGCGCCTGATCGATCCGACCTTGTCGTGGGGTTTGCCGCGCAACCTGATGAGCGGCGTACGCGGCGTCAATACCGGCTATCCGGTGGTGCAATGTTCGCTCAGTTCGCTGGTGATGGAAAACCGCACCCTGTGCATGCCGGGCAGCGTCGACAGCATCCCGGCCAAGGGCAACAGCGAAGACCACGTCTCGAACTCGACCTGGTGCGCACGCAAGGCGGCCACCGTAGTGGCGAACACGCAATACATCATCGGTGTCGAGATGCTGCTGGCGGCGCAGGCCTTGACCATGACGGAAGATTTGCTGCCTGGTTTCGTATTGGGCCAAGGCACGCAAGCGGCGTACCAGGAAATCCGCCGCCAGATCCCGGCTTGCCTGGAAGGCGACCGCTGGTTCCACAACGATATCGCGGTGGCGCAGTCGTTTGTGGTGAGCGGTTCGGTGCGTCATGCGGTGGTCGAGAAGATCGGCGAGTTTGCCTGA
- a CDS encoding urate hydroxylase PuuD yields MDALLVSYGVEWLNLLVRWLHLITGIAWIGASFYFVWLDNSIRPPKAGSDLAKKGVSGELWAVHGGGFYNPQKYLVAPAELPEELHWFKWEAYATWLSGFAMLFIVYYFNASAMMINKDVADLSTWQAIGVGLGTLVIGWTVYDLLCRSPLGKREGLLGIVMYLFIVAAAYVLSHLLSGRAAYIHVGAMIGTMMVGNVLMVIIPGQRKLVEAMRVGKSPDPIYGKKAKQRSVHNNYFTLPVLFIMISNHYGMTYSHPYNWLILAAIIAAGALIRHFFNLRHAGRVSFGYPIAGVALLLAVAIAIAPRPVPPVAPVAKAEAAVAGAPAAVAAPSADMAHIQEIIGQRCATCHSAQPTQPGFATAPAGVMLQTADQIRQHADKVYQQAVQLKAMPLANLTHITDEERALIGTWYTSGAK; encoded by the coding sequence ATGGATGCATTGTTAGTTTCGTACGGGGTCGAATGGCTCAACCTGCTGGTCCGCTGGCTGCACCTGATCACGGGCATCGCCTGGATCGGCGCGTCCTTCTATTTCGTCTGGCTGGACAATTCGATCCGGCCGCCGAAAGCCGGCTCCGACCTGGCCAAGAAAGGCGTGTCCGGAGAATTGTGGGCGGTCCATGGCGGTGGCTTCTACAATCCGCAAAAATACCTGGTGGCGCCGGCCGAGCTGCCGGAAGAGCTGCACTGGTTCAAATGGGAAGCCTACGCCACCTGGCTGTCGGGCTTCGCCATGCTGTTCATCGTCTATTACTTCAATGCGTCGGCGATGATGATCAACAAGGATGTGGCTGACCTCAGCACCTGGCAGGCGATCGGCGTCGGCCTCGGCACACTGGTGATCGGCTGGACCGTATACGATCTGCTGTGCCGCTCGCCGCTGGGCAAGCGCGAAGGCCTGCTCGGCATCGTCATGTACCTGTTCATCGTGGCCGCCGCCTATGTGCTGTCGCACTTGCTGAGCGGCCGCGCTGCCTATATCCATGTCGGCGCCATGATCGGCACCATGATGGTGGGTAACGTGCTGATGGTGATCATCCCGGGCCAGCGCAAGCTGGTGGAAGCGATGCGCGTCGGCAAATCGCCGGATCCCATCTACGGCAAGAAAGCCAAACAGCGCAGCGTGCACAACAACTACTTCACGCTGCCGGTGCTGTTCATCATGATCAGCAACCACTACGGCATGACCTACAGCCATCCGTACAACTGGCTGATCCTGGCTGCGATCATTGCCGCCGGCGCCCTGATCCGCCACTTCTTCAACCTGCGCCATGCCGGCCGCGTGTCGTTCGGTTATCCGATTGCCGGCGTGGCCTTGCTGCTGGCGGTAGCGATCGCCATTGCACCGCGTCCGGTGCCGCCGGTGGCGCCTGTGGCCAAGGCAGAGGCTGCCGTGGCCGGCGCTCCCGCAGCAGTTGCGGCGCCGAGCGCCGACATGGCGCATATCCAGGAAATCATCGGCCAGCGTTGCGCCACCTGCCATTCGGCGCAGCCGACCCAGCCGGGTTTTGCCACGGCGCCGGCCGGCGTGATGCTGCAGACTGCAGACCAGATCCGGCAGCATGCCGACAAGGTCTACCAGCAAGCCGTGCAACTGAAGGCGATGCCGCTGGCTAACCTGACTCACATCACCGACGAAGAGCGGGCCCTGATCGGCACCTGGTATACCTCCGGCGCCAAGTAA
- a CDS encoding LysR substrate-binding domain-containing protein, which translates to MAKLPDHLDIHLIRILYLLLCEKNVSRVALKLNQPQPSISASLRKLRELTGDPLLVRGARGMVPTQHGESLLKPAKRILEETERLFVQKTAFVPQAEARTFHIAAPDYMNTPFFLEVVARLRRESPKSRIVIHALGPETDYVRLLSDGDLDLVIANWDEPPPHLHLSKLFDDPIVCLMRADSAYAKRTAPDQMTVEDYLSLPHVAPWQVLPGYHGIIDSFLDSQNLNRNVVVESAYFGMLPYMVAQTDLVLTTGRQFALFYEKTLALKSFTLPIKFPPMRFYQLWHERVHQATEHKWLREQIGIAAKAMLAK; encoded by the coding sequence ATGGCCAAGCTGCCGGACCACCTGGATATCCACCTGATACGTATCCTGTATCTGCTGCTGTGCGAAAAGAACGTCTCGCGCGTCGCCCTCAAGCTGAACCAGCCGCAACCGTCGATCTCGGCCTCGCTGCGCAAATTGCGCGAACTGACCGGCGACCCCCTGCTGGTGCGTGGCGCGCGCGGCATGGTGCCGACCCAGCACGGCGAAAGCCTGCTGAAGCCGGCCAAGCGCATCCTGGAAGAAACCGAGCGGCTGTTTGTGCAAAAAACCGCCTTCGTGCCCCAGGCTGAAGCACGCACCTTCCACATCGCCGCGCCAGATTACATGAATACGCCGTTCTTCCTGGAAGTGGTGGCGCGCCTGCGCCGCGAATCGCCCAAGAGCCGCATCGTGATCCACGCCTTGGGGCCGGAAACCGACTACGTCCGCCTGCTGTCCGACGGCGACCTCGACCTGGTCATCGCCAACTGGGACGAGCCGCCGCCGCACCTGCACCTGTCCAAGCTGTTCGACGATCCCATCGTCTGCCTGATGCGCGCCGACAGCGCCTACGCCAAGCGCACCGCGCCGGACCAGATGACGGTAGAAGACTACCTGTCGCTGCCGCACGTGGCGCCATGGCAGGTGCTGCCCGGCTATCACGGCATCATCGATTCTTTCCTCGATAGCCAGAACCTGAACCGCAACGTGGTGGTCGAATCGGCCTATTTCGGCATGCTGCCCTACATGGTGGCGCAAACCGACCTGGTGCTGACCACCGGCCGCCAGTTCGCCCTTTTTTATGAAAAGACGCTGGCGCTGAAAAGCTTCACCCTGCCGATCAAGTTCCCGCCCATGCGTTTTTACCAGCTCTGGCATGAGCGCGTGCATCAGGCGACCGAACACAAATGGCTGCGCGAGCAGATCGGCATTGCCGCCAAGGCAATGCTTGCCAAGTAA